From Sporosarcina sp. Te-1, the proteins below share one genomic window:
- a CDS encoding DUF2089 domain-containing protein, translating to MAYQVITNCPVCSQTMKITKLQCSHCHTTIENEFELSKLASLSKDQLHFVEVFLTCRGNIKEVEKELGISYPTVRGKLTDIISSLGYVQKKKNEVDEKKVVMMLENGEITADEAIELLKEN from the coding sequence ATGGCTTATCAAGTAATTACAAATTGCCCTGTTTGCAGTCAAACAATGAAAATCACAAAGCTGCAATGCTCTCATTGCCATACGACCATTGAAAATGAATTCGAATTGTCCAAGTTGGCCTCCCTCTCCAAAGATCAACTTCACTTTGTCGAAGTATTTTTAACTTGTCGAGGGAATATCAAAGAAGTTGAAAAGGAACTGGGTATTTCATATCCAACGGTTCGAGGCAAGCTGACAGACATCATTTCATCGCTCGGCTATGTGCAGAAAAAGAAAAATGAAGTAGACGAGAAAAAGGTAGTCATGATGTTGGAAAATGGCGAAATCACAGCAGATGAAGCCATTGAACTATTAAAAGAAAATTGA
- a CDS encoding DUF6366 family protein, producing MPENENPEQKREKVKQAELKRNPAGNVNDAFNRANYGGLADLVGSLGWKGTGILMLVIVTGVIIVSFFTK from the coding sequence ATGCCAGAAAACGAAAATCCTGAACAAAAACGAGAGAAAGTCAAACAAGCAGAATTGAAAAGAAATCCAGCAGGTAATGTCAACGATGCGTTTAATAGGGCAAACTACGGAGGACTTGCCGATTTAGTTGGAAGTTTAGGATGGAAAGGAACCGGGATTCTGATGCTTGTGATTGTAACTGGTGTCATAATCGTCTCGTTTTTCACAAAGTAA
- a CDS encoding PhzF family phenazine biosynthesis isomerase: MQKVNVLHIDAFSSIPEKGNPAGVVLDGDNFTEEQMVAIASAVGFNETAFVVSSDVADFRIRYFTPGHEMNLCGHATMGAVYALKMNGLLDQSDFTIETKAGVLPVRIDERNNQLRITMQHAKPEFQLFSGSRSDVAALIGLHEEELHDEYPIVYGSTGIWTLIVPVKELASFSNMTPLTKQFPSVLTEMPKASIHPICFEVRDEESDMHARHFSSPYSGTIEDAVTGTASGVMGAYYKSFVNREMRLPATLIVEQGHEINKDGRVFVHVEGEQEQLDISISGTAVYVENIEIEIE; this comes from the coding sequence TTGCAAAAAGTAAATGTATTACATATTGACGCGTTTAGCTCAATTCCGGAGAAAGGAAATCCGGCCGGCGTTGTACTGGATGGCGACAATTTTACTGAAGAGCAAATGGTAGCCATCGCTTCAGCAGTTGGTTTCAATGAAACGGCTTTTGTCGTTTCCTCAGATGTGGCTGATTTTCGCATCCGTTATTTCACACCCGGACACGAAATGAATTTATGTGGTCATGCGACAATGGGGGCTGTATATGCATTAAAAATGAACGGATTACTAGACCAATCAGATTTTACAATTGAAACCAAAGCAGGTGTGTTGCCAGTACGTATTGATGAAAGAAATAATCAATTGCGTATCACGATGCAACATGCGAAACCTGAGTTCCAATTATTTAGTGGGTCAAGGTCAGATGTAGCGGCTTTGATCGGATTACATGAAGAGGAGCTGCACGACGAATATCCTATTGTCTATGGAAGCACAGGAATATGGACATTGATTGTACCTGTTAAAGAGTTAGCTAGTTTCTCTAACATGACTCCTCTGACGAAACAATTTCCAAGTGTTTTAACAGAAATGCCAAAGGCTTCGATACATCCAATCTGTTTCGAAGTTCGAGATGAAGAAAGTGATATGCATGCTCGTCATTTTTCGTCTCCCTATTCAGGAACAATCGAAGATGCTGTTACGGGAACAGCCTCGGGGGTAATGGGCGCTTATTACAAGAGTTTTGTAAATAGAGAAATGAGATTGCCAGCGACACTCATTGTGGAACAAGGGCATGAAATAAATAAGGACGGACGGGTATTTGTGCATGTAGAAGGCGAACAGGAACAATTAGACATTTCTATTTCAGGGACGGCTGTTTATGTTGAAAATATTGAGATTGAAATTGAATAA
- a CDS encoding HIT family protein has translation MRTITLSNGKTIEVECLSCALTSGIIEPEGGVVVETKHFHGHQDVAYPIKGLIILASKRHIYSFDELTEEEQVDYIQLLSKIRAAQRKVLGIEYVYYFYNEDTTHHFHTWMVPRYEWMSQFGRSVESVRPVLLHARHEMNDEENRSEVMVAISQLTDELSL, from the coding sequence ATGCGAACAATCACGCTGTCGAACGGAAAGACAATTGAAGTCGAGTGTTTAAGCTGTGCTTTGACAAGTGGAATCATCGAACCTGAGGGAGGGGTGGTGGTGGAAACCAAGCATTTTCATGGGCACCAGGATGTAGCCTATCCAATAAAGGGTTTGATCATCTTGGCATCAAAGCGCCATATCTACTCTTTTGATGAATTGACCGAAGAGGAACAGGTAGATTATATTCAACTCTTGTCAAAGATTAGAGCAGCCCAACGAAAGGTGTTGGGGATTGAATATGTCTACTATTTCTATAACGAGGACACGACACATCATTTCCATACGTGGATGGTTCCCCGGTATGAATGGATGAGCCAGTTTGGGAGATCTGTTGAATCCGTTCGACCTGTCCTCCTACATGCTCGACATGAAATGAATGATGAGGAAAATCGAAGTGAAGTCATGGTGGCAATCAGCCAATTGACTGATGAGCTGAGTCTTTGA
- a CDS encoding MarR family winged helix-turn-helix transcriptional regulator: MKEILREIGMIARALDSISNLEFKEYDLTKGQYLYLVRICESPGIIQEKVAEMIKVDRTTASRAIKKLELNGFIEKRDDEQNKKIKKLFPTEKGKTVYPIIKRENDHSNQVALAGFTDNEIEVIFKLLQKVRQNVEVDWEAVKKGHKRTY; the protein is encoded by the coding sequence ATGAAGGAGATTCTTCGTGAAATCGGGATGATTGCCAGGGCGTTGGATTCTATCAGTAATTTGGAGTTTAAAGAGTACGACTTGACGAAAGGTCAATATTTATACTTGGTCCGGATTTGTGAAAGCCCTGGCATTATTCAAGAAAAGGTAGCTGAAATGATTAAAGTAGACCGCACCACAGCCTCTCGGGCCATCAAAAAGTTGGAGCTAAATGGGTTTATTGAAAAGCGGGACGATGAACAGAATAAAAAAATAAAGAAACTGTTTCCTACCGAAAAAGGCAAGACAGTGTATCCAATCATCAAGAGGGAAAATGACCATTCGAACCAAGTTGCGCTAGCAGGATTTACTGACAATGAGATTGAGGTCATCTTTAAGCTTCTGCAGAAGGTTCGTCAAAATGTAGAGGTTGATTGGGAAGCTGTAAAAAAAGGACATAAGAGGACTTATTAA
- a CDS encoding GNAT family N-acetyltransferase: protein MSVQIIKCQLTDLQTLRDISIETFHDTFKDQNSPDNMKAYLEKAYNTKQLEMELSNCLSEFYFILCNGELAGYLKVNSNEAQSEEMGDMTLEIERIYIRKNFQRKGLGQVLINKAIDLAKQHNKAKIWLGVWEKNENAIAFYNILGFVETGSHSFYMGDDEQTDLILTKTL from the coding sequence ATGTCAGTTCAAATTATCAAATGTCAGCTAACAGACTTACAAACACTTCGTGACATCAGCATCGAAACATTTCATGATACATTCAAAGATCAAAATTCGCCGGATAATATGAAAGCATACTTGGAGAAGGCTTATAATACAAAACAGCTGGAAATGGAACTCTCCAATTGTCTTTCGGAATTCTATTTCATTCTTTGTAATGGGGAGTTAGCTGGCTATTTGAAAGTAAATAGTAACGAGGCGCAATCCGAAGAGATGGGGGATATGACCCTTGAAATTGAAAGAATTTACATAAGGAAGAACTTCCAGCGAAAAGGGCTTGGACAAGTTCTAATTAACAAAGCGATAGACCTTGCTAAACAACACAACAAGGCAAAAATCTGGCTAGGCGTATGGGAAAAGAATGAGAATGCCATCGCGTTTTATAACATACTCGGTTTTGTCGAAACGGGATCTCACTCTTTTTATATGGGTGATGATGAACAAACGGATCTCATTTTGACGAAAACGCTATAG
- a CDS encoding Msr family ABC-F type ribosomal protection protein codes for MEAICFELKNVEVTYLDREILKIERLAVHQFDRIGIVGKNGAGKSTLLKLLAGCIQPTRGTVHRHVENGYFEQVEAPSALEANPALLGKLGVPRNSDQLSGGEQTKMKLAQLFADYYEALFLDEPTTHLDQEGISFLFDQLTYYYGALIIISHDRAILDKLVTMIWEVEEGKVRVYSGNYSEYVAQKNVEHEQQRQAYEQFVKEKSRLENAAQEKMKKAEKVSQAGRMSKKEANAKPNLTCMTKSKGTSEKAMQRAAKAIELRAEKLQEVKAVKEERPIIFRQPSRVEMHNKFPIMADQLFLQVENNVLIKETNFQLPIGKKIAILGKNGCGKSTLLHHIATNGAGLTISPKAKIGYFRQMSYQFKEEETVIQFVRNRSDYDDGFLRTVLHSMQFIESDLQKNVKALSGGEAMRLQLCQLFLGEYNILLLDEPTNFLDIRAIEALERFFKGYKGTIIFVSHDQKFIENVADCKYVIDHQKLIVID; via the coding sequence ATGGAAGCTATTTGTTTTGAATTAAAAAATGTTGAAGTGACCTATTTAGATCGTGAAATACTGAAGATTGAGAGATTGGCCGTCCACCAATTTGATCGAATTGGGATCGTCGGCAAAAATGGTGCCGGAAAAAGTACGCTTTTAAAATTATTGGCTGGATGTATCCAGCCAACAAGGGGTACGGTGCATCGTCATGTCGAGAATGGGTATTTTGAGCAAGTGGAAGCTCCGTCAGCGCTAGAAGCAAATCCGGCGTTACTTGGAAAGCTAGGAGTTCCGAGAAACTCAGATCAGCTGAGTGGCGGGGAACAAACAAAAATGAAGCTTGCCCAATTGTTTGCTGACTATTATGAAGCACTCTTTTTAGATGAGCCGACGACTCACTTAGACCAAGAGGGGATTTCGTTTTTATTTGACCAGCTGACGTACTACTACGGAGCGCTTATCATCATAAGCCATGACCGAGCTATACTAGATAAACTGGTAACAATGATTTGGGAAGTGGAGGAGGGAAAGGTTAGAGTCTACTCAGGAAATTACAGTGAATATGTGGCACAAAAGAATGTAGAACATGAACAACAAAGGCAAGCGTATGAACAGTTTGTAAAGGAAAAGAGTCGTCTTGAAAACGCGGCGCAGGAGAAGATGAAAAAGGCTGAAAAAGTCTCTCAAGCAGGTCGAATGTCAAAAAAGGAAGCTAACGCGAAACCAAATTTGACCTGCATGACAAAATCGAAAGGTACAAGTGAAAAGGCCATGCAGCGTGCGGCCAAAGCGATTGAACTGCGAGCGGAAAAACTTCAAGAGGTAAAAGCAGTAAAAGAGGAAAGGCCCATTATCTTTCGTCAACCGAGCAGGGTTGAAATGCATAATAAGTTTCCCATCATGGCAGATCAACTATTCTTGCAAGTTGAAAATAATGTACTGATAAAAGAAACAAACTTCCAGCTGCCGATCGGAAAGAAAATTGCCATCTTAGGAAAGAATGGTTGTGGAAAGAGCACATTGCTTCACCATATTGCAACGAATGGGGCCGGTTTAACGATTTCGCCAAAAGCGAAGATTGGATACTTTCGTCAAATGAGCTATCAATTCAAAGAAGAAGAAACAGTAATACAGTTTGTGAGAAATCGATCTGATTACGACGATGGATTTTTACGTACTGTATTACATTCAATGCAGTTTATTGAATCGGACCTGCAAAAAAATGTGAAAGCATTAAGCGGTGGAGAGGCAATGCGTCTTCAACTATGTCAGTTGTTTTTAGGAGAATATAATATCCTGTTATTAGATGAACCGACCAATTTTTTAGATATCCGTGCAATTGAAGCGTTGGAACGATTTTTTAAAGGATATAAAGGTACGATCATTTTTGTATCTCATGATCAAAAATTTATTGAAAATGTAGCAGATTGTAAATATGTTATCGACCATCAAAAACTAATCGTCATTGACTAA
- a CDS encoding cytidine deaminase, with product MEKERLMESARNSKSAAYVPYSKFPVGAALLLQDGTVINGVNVENVSFGATNCAERTAIFTAITKGYRKGDFQAIAIAGDTEDFLPPCSICRQVMAEFCSPGMPVYLTNESNDILELTLRDLLPYAFTDLEM from the coding sequence ATGGAGAAAGAACGATTAATGGAAAGTGCGCGAAACAGTAAGTCTGCTGCGTATGTGCCTTATTCCAAATTCCCTGTGGGTGCCGCACTATTGCTGCAGGATGGTACTGTCATTAATGGGGTCAATGTGGAGAATGTCTCGTTCGGAGCTACAAATTGTGCCGAGCGGACTGCTATTTTTACCGCGATTACAAAGGGTTATAGAAAAGGTGACTTTCAAGCAATCGCTATTGCTGGGGACACAGAGGATTTTCTTCCGCCGTGCAGCATTTGCAGACAAGTCATGGCAGAATTCTGTTCACCAGGGATGCCTGTCTATTTGACGAATGAGAGCAATGATATTCTAGAATTAACCTTGAGAGATTTATTGCCATACGCATTCACAGATCTAGAAATGTGA
- a CDS encoding YhgE/Pip domain-containing protein gives MKFTEFLKSKGATSSIFMGIFYAICMLGIFLPGYTSIPKNIDQLPIAIVNDDAGQFGEQIEESLAGQLPFDNIKTDVTNKEAMQELEDNDLVLVIHIPKTFSSELQNNEGPSSIDFTLNEAGATVVSSTMNQVVSQINSQLQQQFSQQTAEGVLMNFNVPEEQAKELAEKIENSYVGNVVTINDIPNGMHNNMLPMFLTMALYVGAMIAAMQLVGAFRANRNKATKTRLFIYVQLTAILIGVIAGLVSTGVAFGINDLSSDLFLQVWGQQILNYWVCFNFTAIVVFLIGEAGMVLNIPILLVQTIANGATISRDMMYTPYEWASHITPMYYSVQAYFANLFGSTNVSPFLMRLAAVGLVAMLINIIIVWLFHKPVHNAKNQATATPIG, from the coding sequence ATGAAATTCACGGAGTTTTTAAAGAGTAAAGGTGCCACTTCCTCAATCTTTATGGGGATTTTCTATGCGATTTGTATGTTGGGGATCTTTTTGCCGGGTTATACGTCGATCCCTAAGAATATCGACCAATTGCCGATTGCAATTGTGAATGATGACGCAGGGCAATTTGGTGAGCAGATTGAAGAGAGTTTGGCTGGACAGCTGCCTTTTGACAACATCAAAACAGATGTAACAAATAAAGAAGCTATGCAAGAGCTGGAAGACAATGATTTGGTGTTGGTAATTCATATTCCAAAAACGTTCTCAAGCGAATTACAAAATAATGAAGGTCCCTCTAGCATTGATTTTACGCTCAATGAAGCTGGAGCAACGGTTGTATCCTCAACCATGAACCAAGTTGTTTCTCAAATTAATTCACAGTTGCAACAGCAATTTTCACAGCAAACGGCAGAAGGGGTTCTTATGAATTTCAATGTGCCAGAAGAACAAGCGAAAGAACTGGCAGAGAAGATCGAGAACAGCTATGTCGGCAATGTTGTAACCATCAATGACATACCCAATGGCATGCATAATAATATGCTGCCGATGTTTTTGACAATGGCGTTGTATGTTGGAGCAATGATTGCCGCAATGCAATTGGTCGGTGCCTTTAGAGCAAATCGCAATAAGGCGACAAAGACGCGCTTATTCATTTATGTCCAACTGACAGCAATCCTCATTGGCGTCATTGCTGGTCTCGTCTCTACAGGTGTCGCATTTGGCATTAATGATTTAAGCAGTGACCTTTTCCTTCAAGTGTGGGGACAACAAATCCTCAACTATTGGGTGTGCTTTAACTTCACGGCTATCGTCGTATTTTTAATAGGAGAGGCAGGGATGGTTTTGAATATCCCAATCCTCTTAGTGCAAACGATTGCCAACGGTGCCACAATTTCACGGGATATGATGTATACGCCGTATGAATGGGCGAGCCATATCACACCAATGTATTATTCGGTGCAGGCTTACTTTGCAAATCTCTTTGGCAGCACGAATGTCAGCCCTTTTTTAATGAGGTTAGCTGCGGTGGGCCTAGTTGCGATGCTCATAAACATTATCATTGTTTGGCTATTCCATAAGCCGGTCCATAATGCCAAGAATCAGGCAACGGCAACCCCGATTGGGTGA
- a CDS encoding PadR family transcriptional regulator: MAIQIFILTQLMEEDTYPYKLKKQLAQLQPLESINGLTESKLYYHFESLAKQGFIETKEIIKEEHRPDKQVFGITEKGRDVLPKKIYKLFESADNIGDMVIGLANMKYVDRGKVIGILEKKIDKIKKMCEQLAQIDATRLIGPEHKVFAEFVDDYANFKISSNLEYLERLIEHIQKEEI, translated from the coding sequence ATGGCAATTCAAATTTTTATCCTGACCCAGCTAATGGAGGAAGATACGTATCCATACAAACTTAAAAAACAATTAGCTCAATTGCAGCCTTTGGAATCGATAAATGGTTTAACGGAAAGTAAGTTGTATTACCATTTTGAGTCGTTGGCAAAGCAAGGGTTTATTGAAACAAAAGAAATCATCAAGGAAGAGCATCGACCCGACAAGCAAGTATTCGGCATTACGGAAAAGGGTCGGGATGTGCTGCCGAAGAAAATTTATAAACTCTTTGAGAGTGCAGATAACATCGGGGACATGGTCATCGGGCTCGCCAATATGAAATATGTCGATCGTGGGAAAGTCATCGGCATTTTAGAAAAAAAGATAGACAAGATTAAAAAGATGTGTGAGCAGCTTGCTCAAATTGATGCAACCCGTCTAATCGGGCCGGAGCATAAAGTATTTGCTGAGTTTGTGGACGATTACGCAAATTTTAAGATCTCCTCAAATCTCGAGTATTTGGAGAGATTGATCGAGCATATACAAAAAGAGGAGATATAG
- a CDS encoding GNAT family N-acetyltransferase: protein MDIFIEPLSMSDFEALFEFEHTNRDFFEQMVPSRGDDYYAHNTFIKRNQALLAEQNQGLSYFYLIKDRDGQILGRMNVVNINQKLGSGHIGYRVGKFNTGKGIATIALKLLLDSAGTMGIERLDAKTTIDNIGSQKVLNANGFSRIATKVEAIGDGRFLSFHYYRWTSEAIV from the coding sequence ATGGACATTTTTATTGAGCCTTTAAGTATGTCGGATTTTGAAGCATTGTTTGAATTTGAACATACAAACAGAGACTTTTTTGAGCAAATGGTTCCAAGTCGTGGGGATGATTACTATGCCCACAATACGTTCATAAAAAGAAACCAAGCTTTATTAGCTGAACAGAATCAAGGGTTATCCTATTTCTACTTGATTAAGGATAGGGATGGGCAAATTCTAGGCCGAATGAATGTTGTAAATATTAATCAGAAATTAGGGTCAGGCCATATTGGGTATCGCGTGGGAAAGTTCAACACTGGGAAAGGGATTGCTACCATTGCTCTTAAACTACTTTTGGACTCTGCCGGTACTATGGGTATCGAACGGCTTGATGCGAAAACGACAATCGACAATATCGGCTCCCAGAAGGTTTTGAATGCAAATGGATTCAGCCGCATAGCGACAAAGGTTGAAGCTATAGGTGATGGTCGATTCCTATCTTTTCATTACTATAGGTGGACGTCAGAAGCAATTGTCTGA
- a CDS encoding methyltransferase domain-containing protein, whose product MEEYYWDTKLDYLKRTRDLYYNDDYFEFLVKFVWKLSKPVHIIDFGCGYGYLGLKLLPLLPSGSTYTGIDKGNQLISKAKELFQDAPYETEFIVSDTNEIELEKKYDIAVSQAFLLHMSEPKKILRKMVNSVVDGGKIICFEPHWIAGMSSYYLDGFDQSQIVQLGMLQKLYEEGAKQTGRDGNIGAKLPHYLSELGVKNIECRVSDKVNFLNPEDNEKDKEGLFHSLKEDGVGEKPEHKEAYITSLINRGVSLDDAVEQYDSVQLFSQVFNINSSLAWAPGMKITFGEITNK is encoded by the coding sequence ATGGAAGAGTATTATTGGGATACTAAACTGGATTACCTTAAGAGAACGAGAGATCTATATTATAATGACGACTACTTCGAGTTTTTAGTGAAATTTGTTTGGAAGCTATCTAAACCTGTTCATATTATAGATTTCGGTTGTGGTTATGGCTATTTAGGGCTGAAACTATTACCTCTTTTACCTAGCGGTTCAACCTACACTGGAATTGATAAAGGAAACCAATTAATTAGTAAGGCCAAGGAACTTTTTCAAGATGCGCCATATGAAACGGAATTCATTGTATCTGACACGAATGAAATTGAGCTAGAGAAAAAATATGATATAGCTGTTAGCCAGGCCTTCCTTTTACACATGTCTGAACCAAAAAAAATACTCCGAAAAATGGTTAATTCCGTTGTTGATGGCGGCAAAATTATTTGCTTTGAGCCACATTGGATAGCAGGTATGTCTTCCTATTACTTGGACGGGTTCGATCAATCCCAAATCGTTCAACTTGGTATGCTTCAAAAGTTATATGAAGAAGGTGCGAAACAAACTGGAAGAGATGGGAACATCGGTGCTAAACTACCTCACTATCTTTCTGAGTTGGGTGTGAAAAACATTGAGTGCCGAGTCAGTGATAAAGTCAATTTCCTAAATCCCGAAGACAATGAAAAAGATAAGGAAGGACTATTTCATTCATTAAAGGAGGATGGAGTAGGTGAAAAACCGGAACATAAGGAAGCATACATTACGAGTTTGATAAACCGAGGTGTTTCATTGGATGACGCAGTGGAGCAGTATGATTCTGTACAATTATTTTCACAGGTTTTCAATATAAATTCCTCCTTAGCCTGGGCTCCTGGCATGAAAATTACTTTTGGAGAGATAACAAACAAATAG
- a CDS encoding phosphotransferase enzyme family protein yields MLKLKYLFNNVDLAEMVVGNWEYDEPSLEMFSYYRISSNAIYPFRSKGKIQLLRFSSTMEKNREAILAELDFIAYLRSKDYGVLEVVESKNGEKLVEVQTPWGDYYASVFKRVPGVQIGDTEVSDSIVFNYGKALGKLHQISSGYDPVGPKRWSHSDVFDWMQSILIELPNETLALKEIKILQNYFNSVPKTSNNYGLIHFDFEYDNVFYDEQTASCYAIDFDDSMYHWYVMDIVQAIDSLEDCVPPEMLQEKKQCFWDGYQTEFEISEDMMALLPACKRFANLYSYVRLLRSTEEKWNNEPRWLVDLRQKLKEAMKTDSLCFGKDL; encoded by the coding sequence ATGTTGAAACTAAAATATCTATTTAATAATGTGGATTTAGCAGAAATGGTAGTAGGTAATTGGGAATATGATGAACCATCGCTTGAGATGTTTTCGTATTATCGAATATCTTCCAATGCGATTTACCCATTTCGTTCGAAGGGTAAAATACAGCTGTTGCGTTTTTCTTCAACAATGGAGAAGAACCGGGAAGCTATATTGGCAGAACTTGATTTTATTGCGTACCTTCGCTCGAAGGACTATGGTGTTTTGGAAGTCGTTGAATCAAAGAACGGTGAGAAGCTTGTCGAAGTGCAAACGCCTTGGGGTGATTATTACGCATCTGTTTTCAAACGGGTGCCAGGTGTTCAAATTGGCGACACGGAAGTAAGTGATTCGATTGTATTCAATTATGGGAAAGCATTAGGAAAGCTCCATCAGATATCCAGCGGGTATGACCCTGTAGGACCTAAACGCTGGTCCCATAGTGACGTTTTCGATTGGATGCAATCAATTCTTATTGAACTTCCAAATGAAACATTGGCATTAAAGGAAATTAAGATATTACAAAATTATTTTAACTCGGTTCCTAAGACATCAAACAATTATGGGTTGATTCATTTTGATTTTGAATACGATAATGTTTTTTATGATGAACAGACTGCATCCTGCTATGCCATCGATTTTGACGATTCCATGTATCACTGGTATGTAATGGATATTGTTCAAGCAATAGATAGTTTGGAAGATTGTGTTCCACCTGAGATGCTGCAGGAGAAAAAACAATGCTTTTGGGACGGCTATCAAACGGAATTTGAAATCTCGGAAGATATGATGGCATTACTGCCCGCTTGTAAGAGATTTGCTAATTTATACAGCTATGTCCGATTGCTGCGATCGACAGAAGAAAAGTGGAACAATGAGCCCCGCTGGTTAGTGGACTTGAGACAAAAACTTAAGGAAGCGATGAAAACGGATTCGTTATGTTTTGGAAAAGACCTTTAA
- a CDS encoding carbon monoxide dehydrogenase → MVFHKIKFVMVPIFLSFPFVTTDIVDRPLKEDIPSFEENYAQAGYKSVDVAVHEFEGFCKCKVELPDNLPSGPFTHKFGRFFKDVHYNVNSSLGIRYVHNTDNQSVYKIDIRPSKDKLSFTGTDYLLKDKSIAVYFDKQMFHFLAFEENGLQYLLGIHKSISNHETPSILVQIANSMK, encoded by the coding sequence ATGGTATTCCATAAAATAAAATTTGTAATGGTCCCCATTTTTCTTTCCTTCCCTTTTGTAACTACGGATATTGTTGACCGTCCATTAAAAGAAGATATCCCTTCTTTTGAAGAAAATTATGCGCAGGCAGGGTATAAATCTGTAGACGTTGCCGTTCATGAATTTGAAGGCTTTTGCAAGTGCAAGGTGGAATTGCCCGACAACCTTCCCTCCGGTCCTTTCACACACAAATTTGGAAGGTTTTTTAAAGATGTTCACTACAACGTGAATTCCTCTTTAGGTATTCGGTATGTCCATAATACCGACAATCAAAGCGTCTATAAAATAGACATTCGTCCCTCAAAAGATAAATTGTCTTTTACGGGGACCGATTATTTACTTAAAGACAAGAGTATAGCCGTTTATTTTGACAAGCAAATGTTTCATTTCCTGGCATTTGAGGAGAACGGCTTGCAATATTTATTGGGTATCCATAAAAGCATTTCCAATCATGAAACCCCATCTATTTTGGTGCAAATCGCCAATTCAATGAAGTAA